In one window of Paraflavitalea soli DNA:
- a CDS encoding TapB family protein: MKKTCLLALLTGVLATTTIAQDCKSYYYLQNNKTIEMTMYDKKGDDNGKQIYTVSDVQQSGGALTASLNSEMFNKKGKSLAKGKGTIQCKGGAMMVDMKMSLPAAQQEQFASTDAKADNIYMEYPSSMKEGDQLKDATMNLEINTNGMKQSVIMIVNERKVEGKESVTTTAGTWECYKISYKSKMTIKTMGIGIPVNIEGTEWFAPGFGIVKTQSKHGGTAITAIK; encoded by the coding sequence ATGAAAAAGACATGCTTGCTGGCGCTTTTAACAGGCGTACTGGCCACCACCACAATAGCCCAGGATTGTAAAAGTTATTATTACCTGCAGAATAATAAGACCATTGAGATGACCATGTACGACAAGAAAGGTGATGACAATGGCAAACAGATCTATACCGTGTCGGATGTACAGCAAAGTGGCGGAGCGCTTACAGCCTCCCTAAACTCCGAGATGTTCAATAAAAAAGGAAAATCACTGGCCAAAGGCAAAGGCACCATCCAATGCAAAGGCGGCGCCATGATGGTCGATATGAAAATGTCATTGCCCGCTGCCCAACAGGAGCAGTTTGCCAGTACAGATGCCAAAGCCGATAATATCTATATGGAATATCCTTCCTCCATGAAGGAGGGCGATCAGTTGAAAGATGCTACGATGAACCTCGAGATCAATACCAATGGTATGAAGCAATCCGTGATCATGATCGTCAACGAGCGTAAGGTTGAGGGCAAAGAATCAGTGACTACAACTGCCGGTACCTGGGAGTGCTATAAAATATCGTATAAGAGCAAGATGACTATCAAGACCATGGGTATTGGCATACCGGTCAATATAGAAGGGACTGAATGGTTTGCACCCGGGTTTGGCATCGTTAAAACACAAAGCAAACATGGCGGCACTGCTATCACAGCAATCAAATAA
- a CDS encoding RNA polymerase sigma factor produces MNEQELIQLLRQGDELAFKTLVESYQDMVFNTALGVVQNDSDAEDVAQEVFIQVYKSIDQFKGDARLSTWIYRITTTKALDHIRSKKRKKRFAFLTSLFGADNELLHDPVDFYHPGVALDRKQQAALLFKAIEQLPENQKTAFTLHKTEELSYQEIADVMSLSVSAVESLLFRARQNLRKILEKHLQQGG; encoded by the coding sequence TTGAATGAACAGGAACTAATACAACTTCTCCGGCAGGGTGATGAGCTGGCTTTCAAAACATTGGTAGAAAGTTACCAGGATATGGTGTTTAATACCGCCCTAGGTGTGGTGCAGAACGACTCTGATGCTGAAGATGTAGCACAGGAGGTCTTTATCCAGGTATATAAATCGATCGACCAGTTTAAAGGAGATGCCCGCCTATCCACCTGGATATACCGTATTACCACCACCAAAGCTTTGGACCATATCCGGAGCAAGAAGCGGAAAAAAAGGTTTGCCTTCCTGACCAGCTTGTTTGGGGCCGATAATGAGTTGTTGCATGACCCGGTTGACTTTTATCATCCGGGAGTGGCGTTGGACAGGAAACAGCAGGCGGCCCTGTTGTTCAAAGCGATCGAACAGCTGCCTGAGAACCAAAAAACGGCATTTACCTTACATAAAACAGAAGAACTTAGTTATCAGGAAATTGCAGATGTAATGTCACTTTCCGTATCGGCAGTGGAATCCTTACTTTTCCGGGCACGGCAAAACCTGCGGAAAATACTGGAAAAACATTTGCAGCAAGGGGGCTGA
- a CDS encoding SGNH/GDSL hydrolase family protein, with the protein MKGKKMIASKPVRILLYWIYLLVIVFILLEIILRLYNPFHLRLKGDKIILPVNRHQTITNDINPKLDSIITNDRNGLGFRGPGWPVDGKKHLSIITIGGSTTECRFLDDQRTWSFLLGQKLADSLNNVWLNNAGMDGHSTYGHLIMLNDHVKKLRPSVVLFLTGINDVETSQPSFHDNLNTRGGWSDFKHYVFENSEVLNLLLNLSRGWRTQKFNNPSHHMVVLNNDKLVELPDSVINKRLKEQEPYLTAYRSRLLQLVDTCRANNILPVLITQPNQFGAGKDTLTGADLELFSLEPGLNGKLLWTMLEQYNEVVRVLGREKQIPVLDLAHLMPKNSLYFYDASHFTNAGAEKVATLLTAELAPILEKQFPAYRKTASQPLP; encoded by the coding sequence ATGAAGGGCAAAAAAATGATTGCCAGCAAGCCTGTCAGAATACTTTTATACTGGATATATCTTTTGGTGATCGTTTTTATCTTGCTGGAAATCATTCTCCGCCTCTACAACCCTTTTCACCTGCGACTGAAGGGAGATAAGATCATACTTCCCGTCAACAGGCACCAAACGATCACCAATGATATCAATCCCAAGCTGGATAGCATCATCACCAACGACAGGAATGGATTGGGCTTCCGGGGACCCGGATGGCCGGTAGACGGAAAAAAGCACCTGAGCATAATTACGATTGGGGGGAGCACTACAGAGTGCCGTTTTCTGGATGATCAACGTACCTGGTCTTTTTTGCTGGGCCAAAAGCTGGCGGATTCTCTGAACAATGTGTGGCTGAATAATGCCGGGATGGACGGACATTCCACCTATGGGCATCTTATTATGCTGAACGATCACGTCAAGAAATTGAGGCCATCTGTTGTATTGTTTCTCACGGGTATCAATGATGTAGAAACCAGCCAGCCTTCATTCCACGACAATCTCAATACCAGGGGCGGCTGGTCTGACTTCAAACATTATGTTTTTGAAAACAGCGAGGTGCTGAACCTGCTCTTAAATCTCTCCCGGGGATGGCGTACCCAAAAATTCAACAATCCTTCCCACCACATGGTAGTGCTGAACAATGATAAATTGGTAGAGCTGCCCGATTCGGTGATCAATAAGCGATTGAAGGAGCAGGAACCCTATTTAACAGCTTACAGGAGCAGGTTATTGCAATTGGTGGATACCTGCAGGGCAAACAATATCCTGCCGGTATTGATCACCCAACCCAATCAATTTGGAGCAGGAAAAGATACTTTAACAGGCGCCGACCTGGAACTATTTTCCCTGGAGCCTGGGCTCAATGGCAAATTGTTGTGGACCATGCTGGAACAATACAATGAGGTAGTGCGTGTGCTGGGCAGGGAAAAGCAAATTCCAGTCCTTGACCTGGCTCACCTTATGCCCAAGAACAGCCTTTACTTTTATGATGCCTCCCACTTTACCAATGCCGGTGCTGAAAAAGTAGCTACCCTGCTGACCGCTGAACTGGCGCCCAT